One Fundidesulfovibrio terrae genomic window carries:
- a CDS encoding NADH:flavin oxidoreductase/NADH oxidase: protein MTTARNEPGPGPALLAPLSIRGVTFRNRIGVSPMCQYSCTDGLADDWHLVHLGSRAVGGAGLVFVEATAVTPDGRISLGDMGLWDDKHIAPLARIAAFLRRMGAVPGIQLAHAGRKASCLPPWEGGAKILTPADGGWITTAPCPLPFSDHEPAPVPLDEAGIKAVRDAFVAAAKRAVAAGFEVVEMHAAHGYLMHQFLSPISNVREDAYGGTLEKRMRLPLETADAIREVLPVDMPFFTRLSATDWVEGGWDLEQSVIFARKLAAVGVDMVDVSTGGLVPSAKIPVGPGFQVPFADTIRREARIMTCTVGLITQPEQAEAVVAEEKADMVLLGREMLREPYWALKAYHGLGQEAPWPVQYGYAVKRR from the coding sequence ATGACCACAGCCCGCAACGAGCCCGGCCCGGGACCCGCGCTCTTGGCCCCATTGAGCATCCGGGGAGTCACCTTCCGCAACCGCATCGGCGTCTCGCCCATGTGCCAATACAGCTGCACGGACGGCCTGGCCGACGACTGGCATCTGGTGCACCTGGGAAGCCGCGCCGTGGGCGGGGCCGGGCTGGTCTTCGTGGAGGCCACGGCCGTCACGCCGGACGGACGCATTTCCCTCGGGGACATGGGCCTGTGGGACGACAAGCACATCGCGCCGCTTGCGCGCATAGCCGCCTTCCTGCGCCGCATGGGGGCCGTGCCCGGCATCCAGCTGGCCCACGCCGGACGCAAGGCCAGTTGCCTGCCGCCCTGGGAGGGCGGGGCCAAGATCCTCACGCCCGCCGACGGCGGCTGGATCACCACCGCGCCCTGCCCCCTGCCCTTCTCCGACCACGAGCCCGCCCCCGTGCCCCTGGACGAGGCGGGCATCAAGGCCGTGCGGGACGCCTTCGTGGCCGCCGCCAAACGCGCCGTGGCCGCCGGATTCGAGGTGGTGGAGATGCACGCCGCCCACGGCTACCTCATGCACCAGTTCCTCTCGCCCATAAGCAACGTCCGGGAGGACGCCTACGGCGGGACCCTGGAAAAGCGCATGCGCCTGCCCCTGGAAACGGCCGACGCCATCCGCGAGGTGCTGCCGGTGGACATGCCCTTCTTCACCCGCCTGTCCGCCACCGACTGGGTGGAGGGCGGCTGGGACCTGGAACAGTCCGTCATCTTCGCCCGCAAGCTGGCCGCCGTGGGAGTGGACATGGTGGACGTGAGCACGGGCGGGCTCGTCCCCAGCGCCAAGATTCCCGTGGGCCCCGGTTTCCAGGTGCCCTTCGCCGACACCATCCGCCGGGAGGCCCGGATCATGACCTGCACGGTGGGCCTCATCACCCAGCCCGAACAGGCCGAGGCCGTCGTGGCCGAGGAGAAGGCCGACATGGTGCTGTTGGGGCGCGAGATGCTGCGCGAACCCTACTGGGCCCTCAAGGCATACCACGGACTCGGCCAGGAAGCCCCGTGGCCCGTGCAGTACGGCTACGCGGTGAAGCGCCGCTAG
- a CDS encoding VOC family protein: MANPFVHVELATNDLPQAKQFYQGLFDWQYKDMPEFDYTLIEVGDGTGGGMMKNPVPGVGSHWLAYVLVDDVKASTAKAKSLGANIVKDVTEIPGIGWFSVFIDPTGAALAMWQMKQEK; this comes from the coding sequence ATGGCAAATCCTTTCGTCCACGTTGAGCTGGCGACCAACGACCTGCCCCAGGCCAAACAGTTCTACCAGGGACTCTTCGATTGGCAATACAAGGACATGCCTGAATTCGACTACACCCTGATCGAGGTGGGGGACGGCACGGGCGGGGGCATGATGAAGAACCCGGTGCCCGGCGTGGGCTCCCACTGGCTGGCCTATGTCCTGGTGGACGACGTGAAGGCGTCGACCGCGAAGGCGAAGTCGCTCGGGGCGAACATCGTGAAGGATGTCACCGAGATTCCGGGAATCGGTTGGTTCAGCGTGTTCATCGACCCCACCGGGGCGGCCCTGGCCATGTGGCAGATGAAGCAGGAAAAATGA
- a CDS encoding DUF72 domain-containing protein has protein sequence MRVGTSGWQYDHWRGPFYPPELAKSGWLAFYARRFDTVEINSTFYRLPGEAAAGKWRDAAPPGFLYAVKASRFITHFRRLKNPQDGLASFFGRIARLGDRLGPVLFQLPPRFPRDIGLLGAFLDALPAGIRHVFEFRDPTWFHEDVYTLLERRGAGFCVFELGDLRSPVEATARFAYVRLHGPGERYAGCYSREALARWAGYMADWSARGLDAFCYFDNDQAGYAARNAAELKELLAPRS, from the coding sequence GTGCGCGTCGGAACGTCCGGCTGGCAGTATGACCACTGGCGCGGGCCGTTCTATCCCCCGGAGCTCGCCAAGTCCGGGTGGCTGGCCTTCTACGCCCGCCGCTTCGACACCGTGGAGATCAACTCCACCTTCTACCGCCTTCCCGGGGAAGCCGCGGCAGGCAAGTGGCGCGACGCCGCCCCTCCGGGCTTCCTCTACGCGGTCAAGGCCAGCCGCTTCATCACCCATTTCCGCAGGCTCAAAAACCCCCAGGACGGGCTGGCGTCCTTCTTCGGGCGCATCGCCCGCCTCGGGGACAGGCTGGGGCCGGTGCTTTTCCAGCTCCCTCCGCGCTTCCCCCGTGACATCGGGCTTCTCGGGGCCTTCCTGGACGCCCTGCCCGCCGGGATCCGCCATGTGTTCGAATTCCGCGACCCCACCTGGTTCCATGAGGATGTCTACACCCTCCTGGAGCGCCGGGGAGCCGGGTTCTGCGTTTTCGAACTGGGGGACCTGCGCTCGCCTGTGGAGGCCACGGCCCGCTTCGCCTACGTCCGGCTGCACGGCCCCGGGGAGCGTTACGCCGGGTGCTACTCCCGGGAAGCGCTCGCACGCTGGGCCGGGTATATGGCGGACTGGAGCGCCAGGGGCCTGGACGCCTTCTGCTATTTCGACAACGACCAGGCCGGGTACGCGGCCAGGAACGCGGCGGAGCTCAAGGAGCTGCTCGCGCCGCGTTCCTGA